One Pectobacterium colocasium DNA segment encodes these proteins:
- the cobO gene encoding cob(I)yrinic acid a,c-diamide adenosyltransferase translates to MSDERHQQRQQRLKEKVDARIAAANETRGILIVFTGNGKGKTTAAFGTVTRAIGHGLRAGVIQFIKGEWPNGEKNLLQQHGVEFQVMATGFTWETQNRQTDTEAAQRVWQHGKRMLADSQLDLVVLDELTYMLSYDYLDLSDVVTALKQRPAGQTVIITGRGCHRDLLEMADTVTEMRPVKHAFDSGIQAQQGIDW, encoded by the coding sequence ATGAGCGATGAACGCCACCAGCAGCGTCAGCAGCGACTGAAAGAAAAGGTCGACGCCCGTATTGCCGCCGCGAATGAAACGCGCGGTATCCTGATCGTTTTCACTGGCAATGGGAAAGGCAAGACGACAGCCGCATTCGGCACCGTCACGCGGGCAATAGGTCACGGATTACGCGCGGGCGTGATCCAGTTTATCAAAGGCGAATGGCCAAACGGTGAGAAGAACCTGCTGCAACAGCACGGTGTGGAATTTCAGGTCATGGCGACAGGCTTCACCTGGGAGACGCAGAACCGCCAGACAGATACGGAAGCCGCACAGCGTGTCTGGCAACATGGCAAACGAATGCTGGCCGATTCACAACTCGATCTCGTCGTGTTGGACGAACTGACGTATATGCTTAGCTATGATTATCTGGATTTAAGTGACGTTGTCACTGCATTGAAGCAGCGTCCTGCCGGACAGACGGTCATCATTACTGGCCGCGGCTGTCATCGTGACTTACTGGAAATGGCCGATACCGTGACGGAAATGCGCCCGGTAAAACATGCGTTTGATAGCGGGATTCAGGCACAGCAGGGGATTGACTGGTAA
- the rnm gene encoding RNase RNM: MDRLVPEDSQPISSFPLYDLHSHTTASDGVLTPTALVQRAVDMRVSVLAITDHDTTSGLEEAQHAIAQQGLPLRLIPGVEISTLWENHEIHIVGLGMDIAHPALTALLQQQAECRQNRAEQIAVRLEKARIPDALSGAQRLATGGQITRAHFARYLIELGIAANMNQVFKKYLAKGKTGYVPPQWCTIPQALDAIHQSGGVSVLAHPGRYDLTAKWLKRLLATFAENGGMAMEVAQCQQAPDERTQLGRYARDFNLMASQGSDFHLPCAWIELGRKLWLPADVEPVWHHPLLADSPRIMA; encoded by the coding sequence ATGGATAGGCTTGTGCCAGAAGATTCCCAACCGATATCGTCATTCCCACTTTACGATCTGCATAGCCACACCACGGCATCTGATGGCGTTTTAACGCCAACAGCGCTTGTTCAGCGGGCGGTAGACATGCGGGTGAGCGTGCTGGCTATAACCGATCACGACACGACCAGCGGGCTTGAAGAGGCACAGCACGCGATTGCCCAGCAGGGGTTACCGCTGAGACTGATTCCCGGCGTGGAGATTTCCACCCTGTGGGAAAATCATGAGATCCATATCGTCGGACTCGGAATGGATATTGCGCATCCGGCGTTAACCGCGTTGCTGCAACAGCAGGCGGAATGTCGGCAGAACCGGGCGGAGCAAATTGCGGTTCGGCTGGAAAAAGCCCGCATTCCCGATGCGCTGTCCGGCGCACAGCGTCTGGCGACGGGAGGACAGATTACGCGGGCGCACTTTGCGCGTTATCTCATTGAGCTGGGTATTGCGGCCAATATGAATCAGGTGTTTAAAAAATACCTGGCGAAAGGTAAAACGGGTTACGTGCCGCCGCAGTGGTGCACCATCCCGCAGGCTCTCGACGCGATTCATCAATCCGGCGGCGTGTCGGTGCTGGCGCATCCGGGGCGCTATGATCTGACGGCCAAGTGGCTAAAGCGCCTGCTCGCCACGTTTGCGGAAAACGGCGGGATGGCGATGGAAGTGGCGCAATGCCAACAGGCACCGGATGAACGGACGCAACTGGGGCGCTATGCGCGAGATTTCAACCTGATGGCATCACAAGGATCGGATTTCCACCTGCCGTGTGCCTGGATCGAACTGGGTCGCAAGCTGTGGCTGCCTGCCGATGTCGAGCCAGTCTGGCACCATCCGTTACTGGCAGATTCGCCGCGTATCATGGCGTAA
- a CDS encoding L-threonylcarbamoyladenylate synthase has product MSQFFYIHPQNPQPRLINQSVEFLHKGGVIVYPTDSGYALGCMLGEKSALERICRIRDLGSDHNFTLMCRDLSELSTYAHVDNTAFRLIKNNTPGNYTFILKATKEVPRRLMNEKRKTIGLRVPSNPIALELLAALNEPLMSTTLMLPGNDFAESDPEEIQERLGKQVDLIIHGGSLGQQPTTVIDLTESAPRVAREGTGDVTPFL; this is encoded by the coding sequence ATGAGTCAGTTTTTCTATATTCACCCGCAGAACCCGCAGCCGCGATTGATCAACCAATCGGTGGAATTTCTGCATAAAGGCGGAGTGATTGTTTATCCAACGGATTCCGGTTATGCGTTGGGCTGCATGCTGGGTGAAAAGAGTGCGCTGGAACGTATCTGTCGGATTCGCGATCTCGGTAGCGATCATAACTTTACGCTAATGTGCCGCGATCTGTCCGAACTCTCGACGTATGCCCACGTTGATAACACGGCGTTCCGGTTGATTAAAAATAATACGCCAGGCAATTACACCTTTATTCTGAAAGCGACGAAAGAGGTTCCCCGTCGCTTAATGAATGAAAAACGTAAAACTATCGGCCTGCGCGTGCCGTCCAATCCTATCGCGCTGGAACTGCTGGCCGCGTTGAATGAACCCTTGATGTCGACAACGCTGATGCTGCCGGGAAATGATTTCGCCGAGTCCGATCCCGAAGAAATTCAGGAAAGATTGGGAAAACAGGTGGATTTGATTATTCACGGTGGCTCGCTGGGTCAACAGCCGACAACGGTTATCGACCTGACTGAATCCGCACCGCGCGTTGCCCGCGAAGGCACTGGCGATGTCACGCCATTCTTATAG
- the rluB gene encoding 23S rRNA pseudouridine(2605) synthase RluB, translating to MSEKLQKVLARAGHGSRREIEGIIQAGRVSVDGKVATLGDRVEVTKATKIRIDGHVVTVKETEETVCRVLVYYKPEGELCTRNDPDGRPTVFDRLPRIQGSRWVAVGRLDVNTSGLLLFTTDGELANRLMHPSREVEREYAVRVFGEIDDEKIKQLSKGVQLEDGPASFRTIRYQGGEGLNQWYNVTLTEGRNREVRRLWEAVGVQVSRLIRVRYGDITLPKGLPRGGWAEMPLEQLNYLRELVQLPAETVSKLPVERERRRVKANQIRRAVKRHSQISTAPARRTSPKPKRNG from the coding sequence ATGAGCGAAAAGTTACAAAAAGTTCTGGCGCGCGCCGGACATGGCTCACGCCGCGAAATTGAAGGTATCATTCAGGCTGGACGCGTCAGCGTTGACGGTAAGGTTGCTACACTGGGCGACCGCGTTGAAGTGACGAAAGCCACCAAAATCCGTATTGATGGCCATGTGGTTACCGTTAAGGAAACCGAAGAAACTGTGTGCCGCGTCTTGGTGTACTACAAACCGGAAGGTGAACTGTGCACCCGTAACGATCCTGATGGGCGTCCGACGGTGTTTGACCGCCTGCCGAGAATTCAGGGCTCTCGTTGGGTCGCGGTAGGGCGTCTCGACGTGAATACCTCCGGCCTGCTGCTGTTCACGACCGACGGTGAGTTAGCCAACCGCCTGATGCACCCAAGCCGCGAGGTTGAACGTGAATACGCCGTGCGGGTCTTCGGCGAAATTGATGACGAAAAGATCAAGCAACTGAGCAAAGGCGTACAGTTGGAAGACGGCCCGGCGTCGTTCCGTACTATCCGCTATCAGGGTGGCGAAGGTCTGAACCAGTGGTATAACGTCACGCTGACGGAAGGGCGCAACCGTGAAGTTCGCCGCCTGTGGGAAGCGGTTGGCGTGCAGGTTAGCCGCCTGATTCGCGTGCGCTACGGCGATATTACGCTGCCGAAAGGTCTGCCGCGCGGTGGCTGGGCTGAGATGCCTCTGGAACAGCTGAATTATCTGCGTGAGCTGGTGCAGCTTCCGGCTGAGACGGTATCGAAACTGCCGGTTGAACGTGAACGCCGTCGGGTGAAAGCGAACCAGATCCGTCGTGCAGTAAAACGCCACAGCCAGATTAGTACCGCTCCGGCACGTCGTACGTCGCCAAAGCCGAAGCGCAACGGCTAA
- a CDS encoding YciK family oxidoreductase, whose translation MHYQPKIDLLQNRIILVTGAGDGIGREAALTYARYGAHVILLGRTESKLQVVKQQIEQEHGTSAHVVVCDMLTLSSAQCFQLADELAQVVPHLDGVLHNAGLLGEIAPVTEQTPEIWHQVMQVNVNATFMLTQALLPLLLKSPCASLVFTSSSVGREGRAGWGAYSVSKFATEGLMQVLAEEYRSQNLRVNCINPGGTRTAMRASAFPSEDPMRLKTPADIMPLYLYLMGDDSRRKTGMSFDAQPGRKAGPAE comes from the coding sequence GTGCATTACCAGCCTAAAATCGATTTACTGCAAAACCGCATCATTCTGGTGACCGGCGCTGGCGACGGCATAGGCCGGGAAGCCGCCCTGACCTATGCCCGTTACGGCGCACATGTCATCTTGTTGGGGCGCACAGAAAGCAAACTTCAGGTGGTTAAACAGCAGATCGAGCAGGAACACGGTACATCAGCACACGTGGTCGTCTGCGATATGCTCACCCTATCTTCCGCGCAGTGCTTTCAACTGGCTGACGAACTGGCGCAGGTTGTGCCACATCTGGACGGTGTTCTCCACAACGCCGGACTGCTCGGGGAGATCGCGCCTGTCACAGAGCAAACGCCAGAGATCTGGCATCAGGTAATGCAGGTCAACGTCAACGCCACCTTTATGCTGACACAGGCACTGCTGCCTCTGTTACTGAAATCACCTTGCGCGTCTCTGGTTTTCACCAGTTCCAGCGTAGGCCGCGAAGGCCGCGCTGGCTGGGGAGCCTACTCCGTATCCAAATTTGCGACAGAAGGCCTGATGCAGGTACTGGCAGAAGAATACCGTTCACAAAATCTACGCGTGAACTGTATCAATCCCGGCGGAACGCGTACGGCAATGCGTGCATCGGCGTTCCCCAGCGAAGATCCGATGAGACTGAAAACACCAGCAGATATTATGCCGTTGTATCTCTACCTGATGGGCGATGACAGCCGCCGCAAGACGGGGATGAGTTTTGACGCACAGCCAGGCAGAAAAGCCGGTCCAGCCGAATAA